From Camelus dromedarius isolate mCamDro1 chromosome X, mCamDro1.pat, whole genome shotgun sequence, one genomic window encodes:
- the TMEM187 gene encoding transmembrane protein 187 isoform X2 yields MQPESGRALFHVAVASCLCAAAIHTGAFDGVSVQVGLEHYAEAPVAGLPAFLAMPFNSLVNLAYVLLGAYWLQRKPSTPGCPPEVRRACYLKDVFAGMALVYGPVQWLRVASQTRPAAVLDQWLTLPIFAWPVAWCLYLDRGWKPWLFLAVEGLSLCSYGLALLHPCGFEFTLGAHIAAAVGQALCTQGRRGSPSSGMYLALGVLCCLGFVVLKLYDHQLAQWCLFQRLTGHFWSKVCDMLQFHFAFLFLTNVNACRRHPTAGKMH; encoded by the coding sequence ATGCAGCCTGAGTCGGGCCGGGCCCTCTTCCATGTGGCCGTGGCCAGCTGCCTCTGCGCGGCCGCCATCCACACCGGTGCTTTTGACGGCGTCTCCGTCCAGGTGGGCTTGGAGCACTATGCTGAGGCACCCGTGGCCGGCCTCCCTGCCTTCCTAGCCATGCCCTTCAATTCGCTCGTTAACTTGGCCTACGTGCTCCTGGGAGCGTACTGGCTGCAGAGAAAGCCCAGCACCCCCGGGTGCCCTCCAGAGGTGCGGAGGGCTTGTTACCTGAAGGATGTCTTCGCTGGCATGGCCCTGGTCTATGGCCCTGTCCAGTGGCTGCGCGTGGCGTCACAGACCCGGCCCGCCGCTGTGCTGGATCAGTGGCTCACCCTGCCCATCTTCGCGTGGCCGGTTGCCTGGTGCCTCTACCTGGACAGGGGCTGGAAGCCCTGGTTGTTCCTGGCTGTCGAGGGCCTCTCCCTGTGCAGTTACGGCCTCGCCCTTCTGCACCCCTGTGGGTTTGAGTTCACGCTGGGGGCTCACATCGCAGCTGCcgtgggccaggccctgtgcacCCAGGGGCGCCGGGGCAGTCCTTCCTCGGGAATGTACTTGGCTCTAGGCGTGCTCTGCTGCTTGGGCTTCGTGGTCCTCAAGCTGTATGACCATCAGCTCGCACAGTGGTGTCTCTTCCAGCGGCTCACAGGCCACTTCTGGTCCAAAGTCTGTGATATGCTCCAGTTCCACTTTGCGTTCTTGTTTCTGACCAATGTAAATGCTTGCCGAAGACATCCTACTGCAGGGAAGATGCATTAA
- the TMEM187 gene encoding transmembrane protein 187 isoform X1 — translation MVIAGLFAPILAGKMEAVLGMGFLLTALLNHALFATTKEKGKTVLPWRQPISRAPSLLPPATSTPGQGHSICVGDHGDFFLLAQLGDRGVFGKNCSAEFGDNCGGSCSSHRGFSMQPESGRALFHVAVASCLCAAAIHTGAFDGVSVQVGLEHYAEAPVAGLPAFLAMPFNSLVNLAYVLLGAYWLQRKPSTPGCPPEVRRACYLKDVFAGMALVYGPVQWLRVASQTRPAAVLDQWLTLPIFAWPVAWCLYLDRGWKPWLFLAVEGLSLCSYGLALLHPCGFEFTLGAHIAAAVGQALCTQGRRGSPSSGMYLALGVLCCLGFVVLKLYDHQLAQWCLFQRLTGHFWSKVCDMLQFHFAFLFLTNVNACRRHPTAGKMH, via the exons ATGGTGATCGCTGGCCTTTTCGCGCCAATACT AGCTGGGAAGATGGAGGCTGTTCTTGGGATGGGTTTCCTTCTAACCGCACTCTTGAACCATGCTCTCTTTGCAACcacaaaggaaaaaggcaaaacgGTCCTCCCCTGGCGCCAACCAATCAGCagagccccctccctcctcccacctgccaCCTCCACTCCGGGGCAAGGTCACAGCATCTGCGTAGGCGATCACGGGGACTTCTTCCTGCTGGCTCAGCTGGGAGACCGAGGAGTGTTTGGCAAAAACTGTTCAGCTGAATTCGGAGATAACTGTGGAGGCAGCTGCTCTTCTCACAGAGGCTTCTCGATGCAGCCTGAGTCGGGCCGGGCCCTCTTCCATGTGGCCGTGGCCAGCTGCCTCTGCGCGGCCGCCATCCACACCGGTGCTTTTGACGGCGTCTCCGTCCAGGTGGGCTTGGAGCACTATGCTGAGGCACCCGTGGCCGGCCTCCCTGCCTTCCTAGCCATGCCCTTCAATTCGCTCGTTAACTTGGCCTACGTGCTCCTGGGAGCGTACTGGCTGCAGAGAAAGCCCAGCACCCCCGGGTGCCCTCCAGAGGTGCGGAGGGCTTGTTACCTGAAGGATGTCTTCGCTGGCATGGCCCTGGTCTATGGCCCTGTCCAGTGGCTGCGCGTGGCGTCACAGACCCGGCCCGCCGCTGTGCTGGATCAGTGGCTCACCCTGCCCATCTTCGCGTGGCCGGTTGCCTGGTGCCTCTACCTGGACAGGGGCTGGAAGCCCTGGTTGTTCCTGGCTGTCGAGGGCCTCTCCCTGTGCAGTTACGGCCTCGCCCTTCTGCACCCCTGTGGGTTTGAGTTCACGCTGGGGGCTCACATCGCAGCTGCcgtgggccaggccctgtgcacCCAGGGGCGCCGGGGCAGTCCTTCCTCGGGAATGTACTTGGCTCTAGGCGTGCTCTGCTGCTTGGGCTTCGTGGTCCTCAAGCTGTATGACCATCAGCTCGCACAGTGGTGTCTCTTCCAGCGGCTCACAGGCCACTTCTGGTCCAAAGTCTGTGATATGCTCCAGTTCCACTTTGCGTTCTTGTTTCTGACCAATGTAAATGCTTGCCGAAGACATCCTACTGCAGGGAAGATGCATTAA